In Danio aesculapii chromosome 17, fDanAes4.1, whole genome shotgun sequence, the sequence aagtactgcaccttttgcactaatccagctgctgtagtctgatgcgctgtcccatcttatggggtttggagaacagcgctttaccaacagttttaaacagagagagagagagagagagagagagagaggaacattacctgatggattgttggtgGTATTTCTGGAAGAttaccatgtcgcagtttagctaaattaattcacacctCCTCACACCTCCTCCTgctgtttgcaatgcattaaaacattgttttccagacGCAGCTGAGCGTCActctcaaaatgtatagtttgtctaaagtgatgtatatgaactatatagtatactatgaccagagATACAATTAGCCAGTGCAGCCACATTTTgcgtctgccggtttgtttacttgcgggacttccattggcattttccctcATGTTAATTCTGATtaaatcgaaaagcagtttaggaaatacgctcaataacatctggccaatgagtgatgtggattttgtcacatgactacattttggttcttttcaactggttcggaccaaagcaaccagtgtggtgtgaaaaagaCCCAAAACAGCAGAGAAATGCTACactgtatcatttgttgcccttggttcggaccaaatgaaccgaatgACAGATGTAAAAGCACCCTAAATCCCAATAGTAgacccttagcccttccccttaaccccaCCCCTTATTTTGCacattcatgtgaaggggtaggggcatcccaattctctttagacacaacattctgtcactctatgacactcgaataccctgtcagaaaagtctagtggctgggaatgacctttatacagtgtctggtataagcttaatgttgttttcgtgtgtttagatgaatatagtcacagtgtaaatacacagtacagttacaatcttattgccacattatatcgttatgataacatgatattattgccttcagtgatttcctgaagataaataccaaaaagtaatgcaactggaataactacagcagtcacaatcgtctgatctcatataaagTAAGAGATTGCAATGACATATAAGTATGTGTCCtgtttcttaggggtaaattttgaagcccttccctatCACACTGATTCAAGGGCTAAGggtaaggggtaggggtacaaaaacaaAATTGGGATTTGGTCATAGTcacttatttatctggggtcgccacagcggaatgaaccattgactactccggcatatgtttcacacagcagatacccttccggccgcaacccagtactgggaaacacccatacacttgcatgcaaactccacactcaacatgcgaactccacacagaaatgaaaacttAAACCAGTGACTTACTTGttatgaggcgacagcgctaaccactaagccaccatgccaccctgttTAGATAATGGTTAGGTGAATATTAAAAAGGGCGAGTGGTTGTgcctttgttttaaaaacataataaacacgAAACAAAAATGAAATCAGTTAGAAAACAGCCGTTTTTAACTGGTACGTTATGGTTTGGCAAGTCTCAGCTTGGTTTACATTTCCACTGCAGTTTAGAACCGCTTAAAGGGatcattcacccaaaaatgaaatttacctCATCGTTTATTCTCTCTCATGTGGTTTTGTATGTCAaacttcatgagtttctttctgctgttgaacacagttgaagatattttggaaagtACTGGCTACTTggacacattgacttccatagtaggaaaaaatataataatatggaagtcaatgggtgccagcaaccaacactttttaaaataaaataagaaactcaaagaggttttgaacaagtaaagggtgatgacaagtaaatgacgacagaatttttcttttttggggggtgaattatccctttaaaattgGTAGGATTATTGCTATAATTGCACTGTCTCTACTGTGACTTCCTAAATTCAATGGATTTTGGGTTGTCTCATCCCCCTAACCCATCCGCTCCTTGGCTAACAACAAGAGGAACATCTGGACCTCTTCTGCGGACCACAATGCTGCCATTTCAGgatttgatatgatatgatatgatttctTTTTCTTGCAGTGGTATAAAAACGTTTAGTCATGCGAACCAACAATACAGCCGTGACTGCTGCTGACTATTTAAATATAGGGAATCTGACAATTCTCTCGGATCAATTGGTGTTCAGCAGTGTGTAAAGTATACATCGTGCTTTGGTAACAATACTTAAACCAATGTACTATGGACTAGATCAGTGGACAATGACAAGGatttgcttggtgatttccaaagtcaaacaaattttattaaattattaaaattacaacatTTTAACCATAACCggcagaagataaaaatagtagtttttaatagtaaaaaacaacaagctGCAGCAGACtaattttatagcaccaggttaaactttctgacacttttatgccaatcaaatacattaaaaacaaatacagatcACAACTAAATATTGAAAAAGATCTCTGTTTCGTGGTCTCCTAAATTAAACCACTTGtggaatagacttgtgctgaaaatatTGTGTCCACTAGTCTCtttagttgaggttaatattaaattaaacaaataaataaataactataaaaatgatatggttgcTAGACTGTTGCACTTGTTTATGTGGTCAATAATATATACAGAAGAATTTGGGGATCACTAGTCACTGGCATTATTATTTTGGGGGGCgagggctgaaaagtttgggaacccctgtactagtaaaaaacagaagtgtgcgcacatcagaaaatctcaaagacaggtgctcgatcaaaaacaaacatttgtagaaaaagatccaaagaaaatcggcacactgccacttgtACAAACCCCTGTACTAGACCATGTAATATGTACAGAACACAGGGAAAAAGCCCCTAAAAATGATCCATGCTAAACCAAACCGCATCATACCATACATTGGAAAAACACCTCATTAATGATCTGAAGTGTGTCAGAAAAGGGTGACGTACAAAAACTCTCACAGTTGGCAATAAAAAGCAatcaaaacatgaacatttattaattaaaatgtatttaatttatccTCAACCAAAATATGGTTATCAGCACATACAAAGAATGTGCAGTATGATGCCAATAAAATTCCAGACATTTGTAACCAAAGCTTCtcagtactgtgttgcggctagaagagcatttgctgtgtaaaacatatgccggaatagttggcagttcattccactgtgacgacctctgcaatagagactaagccataggaaaatgaaggaatgaatgttaCCAAAGCATTACAAATGAAGTAGAGAACTGGAAGATTCTTGCTTTCTATATATTTGGGAGTTTGTTCTGGCAGTGTTTCAAGTTAACATTTatgaaaattatattaatatgtaattaataaatcataaaatgaCCAAAAAGTACTAATAAATTACATAACTTGTTTGACACATTACCTAAATGACTTACCGGTTGAGTCTCTTACCAGCAGTTTTAACCATCTGTAGCTAATTTAAGGGTGCCACTATTGACCAGAGCAGTACAATAATGCAATTCCTTAAGACAGATAGTCAAGTCTGAATGAAAACTTCTACTGAGAAAACAAAAGAGCAAAGTACACTGCGTATTAGCAacacaaatgcacaaaacaaTCTCTGCACACATTAAAGACAACACATAACCCCAAAATGTCACAACACAGAATGATCACGCACCACGATGACAGATACTAAACCGCACCATAAACCAAAACAATGCAGGAGCGTCTGCCAGATGAGATGATTCTTGACTGCACTACAGCTACAGGAAACCAAACCCACTTTAAAAGCTACAAATGTAACGAGATCTGATTATTCTGCCGCACTTCCTGGGGTCATATATACATGGAAAACTCGATGCGCTTGTTTTCAAACGATGGGAATCAATTTTTCACACTTGGCAGAAATGATTAGAAGCGTTTAGGGTTTGGAAAAGTGGAAGACATCGATGATGTACTGGAAGGGCAAGTTACTTTGCGGTGGGACGCCATTTAGTTACTTTCCTGCATCCAACAATCTCTTCCCACCCTTTATCACACCCTTCTGCAACTccatctctttctctcacacCCTTCCCCccaccgtctctctctctctctctctctttctgatcCATTTTTCATGCTTCAATCTATTTTCTCTCCTCCATTTGCTATGGTTTACTGTAACTTGTCCCCCTCCCCGTGCCATTCTGTGAGTGCATTACGAGATTCTCTCTCTTTCGGTGTCCTTCTCTTTCTTCGTCTCTCTCCCATATTATCTATTCCTCTCATCCCTGCTCACGTAGTCTTTTATCTCTCTCATGGGccatccatctctctctccatctctctcctATTAAACACCACCCCTCAATTAATCTGCTCTCCATCCCTCTGTTTAAGGTTATAGCCCaatctccctctctccctctctctctctctgtctctgtcccTCTCTGCAGTAATTGCTTGTGTGATCCATGATACATGCCCGCTGTCCCTCAAAAAGCAGTTTTTGTTAACTAGATTGCAGCACCGagtcataacacacacacacacacacacacacacacacacaagcaccacAAAAGGCAACAGAGATATTCAAACTTTTATCATGTTTCATTTTACATCCCGCTTTAATTACAGTAGGGTGAAGCAACTACTACAGCATAAGACACATTTTCTCATTTTTATAAGTTCACCCCccacatttttgggggggataAAAATCTTTGTATTTCAAGGGCTTTGTTTTGACATTGTCTTGCGtcgatttcctccgggtgctctggtttccccgactgtccaaagacatacgctataggtaaattgaataaactaaattggtaaatagtgtatgagtgtgtgtgtgtgtgtgtgtgagaattagtgagcatgggtgtttcccagtactggattgtggctggaagtaTGCATGTCACAAtaactattttttgttgtacaatatattgcaccaaagTATATTGCAacaaacgatattattgtcattttataacCAGATTttaatgccactcattatataatgccagaataacACTATAATAGAATCACAAAGCAAGTACACTCTtgcaaagaacacataatattttatccttaagaatatttctttaattatagtcattttaataatcaggcattggaatcGTGACGTGAAAATTGAtatccttaataaataaataataataaatggtcaCAACAAGTGGTAAAAAGTAAGAGAGGCTGCAATATCTCcaaccagatctattttcagttgtcaaacacacacatgatactATACTTTAGTAAGTTATAGTtaatactaaagtgtttttttaactgtactgacacctccaatagagatagaaatGTTACACAATCAGCttaaatgttgctagaattggtttttatgtatgcgcaatatatatcgcatcaccaaaaatgattgaggtcatgttcaTGTGCTGGACGATAAggcgatatattgattattgtcactacacgtcacaatgacgcatagcgcaagctctgggATTGGTCAACTTGGTGAGTGTTGGTGGGGGTGAGAGCTGCGCGAATCCGTTggagcgggtgtttacaagtgtcgagtccggTGAAGTAGCTTcagatgaaaacttttgttttgtgtttaccttatgaataaaaatgttgcacgtccgccggttcaaAATGTtgcagtttgagctacttgtacattaaggtaacattcagaaaaaacaaaacattagcaaagaaacacagaggaacataaaaacctactgccagctggcgtttcggaagtgttattgcagagcaacacaaacagcatgcagaagtataaatgcatggcaacCCACAAGGGAGGCGCCGTTCACGGTAAttactcaatgcagaagtataaaccagccttaagccgatggaaaatgaatgttttttgtcaatttaacttatttttattgaaataagtTAACCATGTTTTAACTTTTTAAGTGATAAGAGATTTTTCTTCATGTTTTTGGTCGGATTAATTTAATGTAAGTTACTTAAATACTACAGTACATGTAGTACCTTCAAAGTAATGGGggttaatgagttaattaatactttaattcaacaaaaatacTTTAAACTGGGAAAAAACGACAGTAAAGACATTTCTAAGGTATCTAAGGGTTTCTATGCTGTTGCTTTGAACTTTACAATCaaataattctgaaaaaaaaatggtttacaaaaaaaaaccttggtTAAATTAGAAGATATTACTGGAGCATGAAATCAGACTCGATCGAAgacttaacattttttttttaaatgaattaatattcattcattcattttcttttcggcttagtccctttatgcattaggggtcgccacagcggaatgtatcgccaacttatccagcatatgttttacacagcggatgcccttccagatccaacccagtactgggaaacacccatacactctcacatgcacacacatacactacggataattaaGCTTACCCAGTTcagctataccgcatgtctttggactctgggggaaaccagagcacccggaggaaacccacgtaaacacgagaagaacatgcaaacttcacatagaacTGAACATAGAactgctaactgacccagctgaggctcaaatcagcaaccttcttgctgtgaggcgacagtgttaaccactgagccatcgtgttgcCTGAattaatattaagaaaatattaatagaaaacagttatattaaattgtaaaactatataaaatattactgtttacatcttttaatcaattaaataaaagcaCATTATTTTCAAATACAACGTGGATGTTATGCCATCCAATTAAATGtatatgatttaaaatatttgtaaaaaatctgattttcatAATCGGCAGTGGACTAGATCAAGATTATGTTCCATCATATCTTCAAAATACAGTTCCacccatatatacatataaaaacacatCAATTCAAAGATTGTTGTCTTGAACCGGACACAGCTTTGGAGAGCCCATCTTCATGGCTGTAACAGAGAAACAAAATACGAAcacaatgatgtgtgtgtgtgtgtgcgtgtgtgtttgcacatGCTTACACATGAGAATCTCATATTCAGAAACAAATATTGACTTACACATGAAATCCTGAAACCAGCGCTCAGACCGCTTCACCAGACAGGATGTCCACTCCCTCAGGGTCACCTTCTTATTctggttcttgtcacatgaccTGCGCACACACATAAGTGTTTTGTTGAAATCTACAAGTGGACCGTTtcgctttcatgtttttgatttCTTCATCCCTCTACGTCTCTCTCTCCGAAGCCATCAGCCGTAAAGGACAGCACTCACATTAGAACAGTAGGAAGGCAATAAGCATTCAGAGCTATGAATGAGAGTGAGTGATGGAGAGGACGAGCGAGAGATTGAAAGAGGATGAGTGAGAGGAGTGGGTGACATCCTGAAGGCATGTGTACTATAATCAGACGGATGCTGGGGAGGGTTTGCGGGAATATTATGCAAATACAGAGAAGGTCAGACAGGAGAAAGCATTACAAAAAATCACAGTGGcgatgtgaatgtgtgtgtcgtTATCTTTGTGTGGGGTTACTGGAAAAATCTTTGAGCGCAGTGCTCCAGCGGCATCCGCTTATAGTGTAGCTTTCTCAGATCCCTCCTGCTTAACTTCCCATCCCTGTTACGATCCAGCAGAACAAACCTCCTCTGAAAAAGTAAAGACAAGATCAGGACTTTTGTTACAAATTCATAACTTTATATAAAAAAGgaagtttcatttatttatgtatttatagatcattttgagagatgtaaacaataacGATGGCCCCAACGTATTTctcgtttacatttttaatttctatagcttctgagaacccaaaaagagccacatattgataaataatgtgatgatagctgttttaacatgaagttatgattgaattgtctcttattacagttatgaaatagtttgataacaatcaggaaatgttcatgggccaatgacatcaccacattgaaatggtctataggcgCTCAATTTGGTGATTAATTAGAAATAATATTAAGTAGAAAATCATATTTGCTGTGACTGAAATAGGTTTGGAACTTTGCAAGAGTCATTCTTAAACCAACACAATTACATTTAATGCACTAAACATACACATAATATATACAATGTAACATAACAACAGAATATATAGGTTGGTTTCACATGTCGTcatgaaattcagatggagggcaggaagaacctcaaaatgtttatattttgtgttgttcataattgtttaaattgcCGTAATAAGAAATGTCGAACAACTTTgatagacttccaaaagtttttggtTATAAAgaggggaaagttcaagaaacattttactaatacatccatgtgtacaatattttttgaacacaataatttgtttgacagcaccaataaagattatatacaggcctaactgtgtgtaaatatgttaatgtgatatataaaaatcagatacaaacaacaccacacttatacaaaatccaggagacaTACCCTGCTATGTAATCACTGCAATGAGGTCTCCGTCTTGTTTAGCAATATCCCAATAATCTgcgtttcggcagaataaacaactgTAACGTTAAGGTCTATATGCGCAGCAGCGGTGAGTGTTTGTTGGTAAGTTTattgacagaacaaaaaagaaatgcaacccttgtgaCAAAACTAGACGCTttttatcaacccaggctcattatagatatgtacccttatatacatttcgggagagagcaaaatacgtcccaggagcgttttttttttttgcagttttttaattcgtgaatccaccagagaccgctgtgtatgctttttgagatctcaaagatctctcgcgagtgctattcgcacctgctcttctcacataaatccaccagaggccgctgttgcctaactcactgactgactgaccaaccggccgatccccccaccctccctaaacccaaccaacagtattttgaaaagcacctGTTGACCCagccaccctcttccctaaacccgaccgcaattcagaaaaagaaaagccctcacctgatttttaccatgttttcagattctcaccctgtaatttacttgttcattttattttttggatacagtttttgtcttacctgctgtctggaaccattcttccctggctctggctacataattagcgatctccagaaacgtgtatatatatagggctactttttcagaatgtGCCTATGTTGGTTATGATTGTGGACCACTTTTATGCTTCTgtctgttattttgtgatgtctgcTAGATATCCACATGGGGGAAAATTAtcgtaatttataataaacatgtttttgaatcacatagtaaagtgtgtaatgtgtacaactctttgttagtgaatgctacagaatactgtagaatagtaaactgataaactgtgatAAATACTGTAActttagtgtaaactgtggtgcattgtgattatagaaaactaattagtttattactacagttgtgtcataccacagcaacaatataattactacgacagtttaattcaagtaacaatctatagtatgcttccaaacactatagcatttattatagtattttttaatgtaacatagcttatacagtatctaccacctcgatgacaggcaaatatattttagttcagtagaaaactctgccctcttcatgatataaggatcatgcccaacatatgtgcttattttctatttatatctcctttgaaatatggtataaatcacaaaaataacgACTTTCCTCTATGTATCCCATTTAGTTATTTACTTCCTGCCTTCCATCTGAATTTCTCGCATCACCAGAACCACGTAATTGCAAACAACCTATAAGAAAGTAGTTAAGTAGTGTGtgctattattttgttttcatatccTGGTGGTGAttaaacctgaatgcacacagagTTATCAGAACTTGTGTCACCATGTTGACTTCAATTTAGGTCTCCACTTATAAACATGCTTACTAATCGTATAGAATGAGGAAGTTTTTAAATGTGCAGATTACTTCCTgtaaaggttgggtttaggggtagtgtTGGGTGATACAGTAGAAATATTATTCTGTCTATGAGAGAGTCCCCACTGGAATATAAGAAGAAATGCGTGTGTGTGCACCTAGAATTCTCTACATTATGTGGACCAAATGTGCCTTAGTATAGTAAAACTAAGAAATGTTTGAGCTTATGTGGACATATTGTGGGTTctgacattcttgctgtgggcactgttgcctcacagcaagaaagtcgctggttcgagtcctggctgggccagttggcatttctatgtggagtttgcatgttctccctgtgtttgtgtgggtttcctctagtgctccggtgtcccccacaattgaaagacatgcggtataggtgaattgaataaactaaattgtccatagtgtatgtgtgtgaatgagtgtgtatagatgtttcccaatactgagtggcagctggaagggtaaaacatatgctggataagttgacagttaatttcactgtggcaacccctgattaataaaggaactaagctgagggaaaatgaatgaacagtataagtatttagaaatgtaaaagtGCATGGTTTCTGTGAGGACCGTCTAATGGTAAGCTTTGGGTAAGGGGATAGATTTTATAAACATCATCTATTACATCTATGGGAAATCCCCCGAAAATAGTTATACAAGTATGTAACTTACTGTATATGTGTGATCGTATGTACAAGAGAATATTCATGCATCTGCTGTAGtgagttttgtgtgtttgtgtcaccTGTGCGAGCTGCATTCgctgtgtgtgagagaggcagCTTTGTGAAGGTGCTGCTGGTGTGTATCTCTCTCCCATTCGGCTGAGGAGTAAGAACCAGTCCAGCAGACGGTATGGGAACTGCCCGAACTCTTCCTTAGAGCATCCAGTCTCACTTACTGAAAGAGAAACCACATCTTATTAGCTTAAGCATTACTGGTGGATGAGCGTGTAAGTGGGCATTTGTCTTTATACCGAGACAAGCTCCATTATGTGCCTTGCCAATGCGTCGTTTTTTGCGGCAGGCCTCTTTGTGGAGAAGACACTCGTTGCTGTACGTCCTTCCCAAAACGCTGCACACTGGTGCCCTCTGCCTGCAGTAAACcaaacaacacatacacacatcacaAAGTGCTCATGTTCAGAATTTGGGACAGCAGGTAATTACTGTAGATAATTGTCTAAAAATAGccgttttatttctttttttgagagagaAAATGCTCCTCTTAATATCGTTTGATGTTGACATCACAGGCTGCACTGTGTCAGACACTGGCATGAATTCATCTGTCAGTTTATGAAAGATTTGCCAAATTCAGCAGATGCCAGCATGCACaaacaatagaaaaaagaaaacaacaacacaaaaactccCTTGTAAAGATAAAAAATAGTTAGTAGAGATAAAAAACACAACCACAAAGTGTGAATTATTGGCGTGAAACTATGAGAAGAGAAATTTAGAAAAGAAAATGGGAACTTTTAGCATCTATTCACTtatattccttcggcttagtcttttattcttcaggggtcaccacagaatggtccgccaacttatccagcaaatgttttacacagcggatgcccttccagcaacctACCACTGAAAAACAcctgtacacactcattcaatcatgaacactcatacactacagccagtttagcttattcaattcacctatagcgcctgTCTCTGGACTGTGTGTGAAAGCAGagaaccaggaggaaacccacgccaacacagggagaacatgcaaactccacacagaaattccaactgacccagccaggactcgaaccagcaatcttcttgctgtgaggcgacagtactaaccactgagccaccgtgccatccacTTTTAGCATTTAATGCTAGAATATTTTTTGAGGTAAGTTAATATTATTGAATTTCAGTAATAGATTTGTAATTATTATCGCTTATATACAGAGTTGTTGCCAGTGGTGGGATAAACAGTGCAAGAGCGAAGGCCAACATCCTCCCCCATCTCCCCCACCCCCATTCTTTCGCCAGTTGCCAGTACCCCGTCTTCACTTTATGAATGAAGGGGCCCACTGAAAATGTTTCTGCATAGGGCCTAAAATTGCTGACTTCACCCCTGCTTATATAATAATATCTTTTGCATGTTTATCATCCACAAACATTGTGAGAAGTGAAATACTGGAATGAAACCATCGTAAGAGACCTTTAGAAACCAAAATTGTCATTGTTATGGGTTCTATTGTTGTGTTTAtcagtaatattaatatatttgtgtatgttagattaaaatgctttttaaattacttttatttttttaataatggatCACCATTTGGTGTAGAATTCAGTAAATCTAGctataatgaatattaaaatgtttgagtAAAAAATCTAAGTATGCCTTTCAAGTAAGTTGAATgttgaaatgttttaatataacatttttgaaCTGcatcagcatttttttcagtcTTCAAACACATCTTTTCTGCATGTGGCTTTTATCGGCATTAAAGTGCACAGAGCGAATATAACAGTAGTTAAATATCTGGGCTGCTGGTTTGATTCCAAGGAGTCTGTGGGCCGTAAAGAGCGTGTTACGTCATTATTCTGTTCTTAATCATGACACTGAGATCTGAGCCATGCTGTTCATGCCGCTGGCTCACTGTACAGCTCACTGTAGCTTTCTCTGAAATCAGCTCAGGTGTCTTggaaaattgttattaatttgttggtgtgcatgtgtgtgtgtcttaccgTGGGCAGGTACTTGGACACACACATTTAGGGGTGAGAACTCCCTCCTCCTTCACTACTTGGCACCAGGAACCGATAGGACTGTGACATTTCAACAACTGGCATAGGGATTCTGAAGAGAACACAAAGACAGATAAGAATATATAGGGAGTTTAATAGTGAAAGAGGAAGCTGGAGCTTTTTATACTTAATAAATGATGAACAAAGTCATTATATAAGAATAGAATGGAATAATTCAGGCTCACCTGGGTCTACTCTGCCCAAATATGGCCTTAACTTCTCTTCAGCCTGCCGCTGTTTACGCTGGGCTCTTCCACCCTTACAAAGTAAACATACAACATGGTCATTCACATGTTTTGTCACATGGTTTGTCTCTGATATCATTACTTTTTAGGTGTTTACTGCATGTGCATGTGATAGGAGATTTTTAGATAAACACAGTATTGTCAGATGTTCGGTGTGAGCATGAAGTCTTGAATTTTACTACGTCTGTATTTATTCGAACCAATATACAGTTctatttgtgaaatattaaagcaatttaaatcattctaatgtgctgatttgctgctcaagaaacatttatggTGAAAAGAGTTGTGCTTCCTAATCTTTTTCCATAGGTATTGAAATCCACTCCCCTCCAGAATTCATTGATTAACGTTCAACAttttttatgaaacattattttttgtaatactaATGTTTTTGTTCtgagtgagcgagtgagtgagtgagtgagagagagtgaaTGAATTGAAGTATTTCAGCATGTTATGTTCTGAGGGCCCTGTCTCagtttaaattaagttaaacttttcaatctgcatgaaaaaaaaaaacttgtctgaATGACCCCTACATATAAAGCAATGAATGTATTAAAGGGttcgttcacccaaaattgaaaatcaaGTTATTAATTACTCAGTGGTTCAGTCGGAATTTCTGcgaacaaaatatgaaaataactACTTTATTCAACA encodes:
- the sparcl2 gene encoding SPARC-like protein 1 produces the protein MQLLGQLFCLTVMLHLGVVMGGRAQRKQRQAEEKLRPYLGRVDPESLCQLLKCHSPIGSWCQVVKEEGVLTPKCVCPSTCPRQRAPVCSVLGRTYSNECLLHKEACRKKRRIGKAHNGACLVSETGCSKEEFGQFPYRLLDWFLLLSRMGERYTPAAPSQSCLSHTQRMQLAQRRFVLLDRNRDGKLSRRDLRKLHYKRMPLEHCAQRFFQSCDKNQNKKVTLREWTSCLVKRSERWFQDFMSMKMGSPKLCPVQDNNL